The following coding sequences are from one Nicotiana tomentosiformis chromosome 3, ASM39032v3, whole genome shotgun sequence window:
- the LOC104108351 gene encoding probable galactinol--sucrose galactosyltransferase 2 isoform X1, which produces MTVTPKISINDGNLVVHGKTILRGVPDNIILTPGSGVGLVTDAFIGATASQSKCLHVFPVGVLEDTRFMCLFRFKLWWMTQRMGTSGNDIPLETQFMLVESKDTTEGEREDAPTIYTVFLPLLEGQFRAVLQGNEKNEMEICLESGDNAVETNQGLYLVYMNAGTNPFEVINQAVKSVEQHLQTFHHREKKKLPSSIDWFGWCTWDAFYTDVTAEGVEDGLRSLSEGGVRPRFLIIDDGWQQIGNEAPKDASCVVQEGAQFANRLTGIKENKKFQTKGLKHVVEEAKKQHNVKYVYVWHALAGYWGGVQPAGPGLEHYETALAYPVQSPGVMGNQPDIVMDSLAIHGLGLVHPKKVFNFYNELHAYLASCGVDGVKVDVQNIIETLGAGHGGRVSLTRSYVQALEASIARNFPDNGCIACMNHNTDGLYSSKQTALVRASDDYYPRDPASHTIHISCVCYNSLFLGEFMQPDWDMFHSLHPTAEYHAAARAVGGSPIYVSDKPGNHNFELLKKLVLPDGSVLRAQLPGRPTRDCLFVDPARDGTSLLKIWNVNKCTGVVGVFNCQGAGWCKVIKKTRIHNASPGTLTSSVQATDVDTIAQLAGPGWNGDSVVYSFRSGEEVRLPKGASLPVTLKVLEYEVFHFSPVKEIVTNISFAPIGLLDMINSGGAIDRYEVHLASEKKPEHLDGESQSPTATVLLIVRGCGRFGVYISQRPQKCSVDGANTGFDYNSESGLLTLNIPVPLEEEMYRWNVEIQV; this is translated from the exons ATGACAGTGACACCTAAGATCTCGATCAATGATGGAAACCTTGTTGTCCATGGAAAGACCATACTGAGGGGAGTGCCTGACAACATTATCTTGACTCCTGGATCGGGTGTTGGGCTTGTTACTGATGCATTTATTGGAGCCACAGCTTCGCAGAGCAAATGCTTGCATGTGTTCCCTGTTGGGGTTTTAGA GGATACTCGGTTCATGTGTTTATTCCGTTTCAAGCTGTGGTGGATGACTCAGAGAATGGGGACAAGTGGAAATGATATTCCTTTGGAGACCCAATTCATGCTTGTGGAGAGCAAAGACACCACCGAGGGTGAGCGTGAAGATGCCCCAACTATCTACACTGTCTTCCTACCTCTACTTGAGGGACAGTTCCGTGCTGTTCTTCAAGGCAACGAGAAGAACGAAATGGAGATTTGCCTTGAGAGTG GAGATAATGCTGTTGAAACCAACCAAGGTCTTTATCTTGTCTACATGAATGCTGGGACCAATCCCTTTGAAGTCATTAACCAGGCTGTGAA ATCTGTTGAGCAACACTTGCAAACTTTCCATCACAGAGAGAAGAAGAAG TTGCCATCAAGTATTGATTGGTTCGGGTGGTGCACCTGGGATGCCTTTTATACTGATGTCACAGCAGAGGGGGTTGAGGATGGCCTTAGAAG CTTATCTGAGGGTGGTGTTCGTCCACGTTTCTTGATCATTGACGATGGCTGGCAACAGATTGGTAATGAAGCACCCAAGGACGCTAGTTGTGTAGTTCAAGAAGGAGCACA GTTTGCAAACAGGCTAACAGGAATTAAAGAAAACAAGAAGTTCCAAACGAAAGGCCTGAAGCATGTAGTGGAGGAAGCCAAGAAACAGCACAATGTCAA GTATGTGTATGTATGGCATGCCCTAGCTGGTTACTGGGGTGGGGTACAACCTGCTGGTCCTGGGCTCGAGCACTATGAAACTGCTTTGGCATACCCTGTTCAGTCCCCTGGAGTGATGGGAAACCAACCTGACATTGTTATGGACAGTCTTGCCATTCATGGCCTGGGTTTGGTGCACCCAAAAAAGGTCTTCAACTTCTATAATGAACTACATGCCTATCTGGCGTCCTGTGGGGTTGATGGAGTCAAGGTCGATGTCCAGAACATCATTGAAACACTTGGTGCTGGTCATGGTGGCAGAGTTTCCTTAACAAGAAGCTATGTTCAGGCCCTAGAAGCATCCATTGCTCGAAATTTTCCTGATAATGGATGCATTGCCTGCATGAATCATAATACTGATGGGCTCTACAGTTCCAAGCAAACTGCTCTAGTTAGAGCTTCTGATGATTATTATCCTCGTGACCCAGCTTCTCACACCATCCATATATCCTGTGTTTGCTACAACTCGCTGTTCTTGGGAGAATTCATGCAACCAGATTGGGACATGTTCCAT AGTCTTCACCCTACTGCTGAATACCATGCTGCAGCTCGAGCAGTTGGAGGATCACCAATTTATGTCAG TGATAAacccggaaatcacaactttgaGCTTCTAAAAAAGCTTGTCCTTCCTGATGGATCAGTGCTTCGCGCTCAATTGCCTGGTCGACCAACTCGTGATTGCCTATTTGTTGATCCAGCTAGAGACGGGACAAG CTTGCTTAAAATATGGAACGTGAACAAATGCACTGGTGTGGTGGGTGTATTTAACTGCCAAGGTGCTGGCTGGTGCAAGGTCATAAAGAAGACACGTATCCACAATGCATCTCCTGGAACACTTACAAGTTCTGTCCAAGCCACTGATGTCGACACCATTGCTCAGCTCGCTGGCCCTGGTTGGAATGGGGATTCTGTCGTCTATTCTTTTAGATCAG GGGAAGAAGTTCGCCTACCGAAAGGTGCTTCGCTGCCTGTGACACTTAAAGTTCTTGAATATGAAGTATTCCACTTTTCTCCAGTCAAG GAAATTGTAACAAACATCTCTTTTGCTCCAATTGGGTTGCTAGATATGATCAACAGTGGTGGTGCCATTGATCGGTACGAAGTGCATCTAGCTTCTGAGAAGAAACCCGAGCACCTTGATGGCGAAAGCCAGTCTCCGACTGCAACAGTATTACTGATTGTCAGGGGATGTGGCCGCTTTGGCGTTTACATTTCACAGCGACCCCAGAAATGCTCGGTAGATGGTGCAAACACCGGCTTTGACTACAACAGTGAATCAGGATTGCTGACTCTGAATATCCCAGTTCCACTAGAAGAGGAGATGTATAGATGGAATGTGGAAATCCAAGTctga
- the LOC104108351 gene encoding probable galactinol--sucrose galactosyltransferase 2 isoform X2, which yields MCLFRFKLWWMTQRMGTSGNDIPLETQFMLVESKDTTEGEREDAPTIYTVFLPLLEGQFRAVLQGNEKNEMEICLESGDNAVETNQGLYLVYMNAGTNPFEVINQAVKSVEQHLQTFHHREKKKLPSSIDWFGWCTWDAFYTDVTAEGVEDGLRSLSEGGVRPRFLIIDDGWQQIGNEAPKDASCVVQEGAQFANRLTGIKENKKFQTKGLKHVVEEAKKQHNVKYVYVWHALAGYWGGVQPAGPGLEHYETALAYPVQSPGVMGNQPDIVMDSLAIHGLGLVHPKKVFNFYNELHAYLASCGVDGVKVDVQNIIETLGAGHGGRVSLTRSYVQALEASIARNFPDNGCIACMNHNTDGLYSSKQTALVRASDDYYPRDPASHTIHISCVCYNSLFLGEFMQPDWDMFHSLHPTAEYHAAARAVGGSPIYVSDKPGNHNFELLKKLVLPDGSVLRAQLPGRPTRDCLFVDPARDGTSLLKIWNVNKCTGVVGVFNCQGAGWCKVIKKTRIHNASPGTLTSSVQATDVDTIAQLAGPGWNGDSVVYSFRSGEEVRLPKGASLPVTLKVLEYEVFHFSPVKEIVTNISFAPIGLLDMINSGGAIDRYEVHLASEKKPEHLDGESQSPTATVLLIVRGCGRFGVYISQRPQKCSVDGANTGFDYNSESGLLTLNIPVPLEEEMYRWNVEIQV from the exons ATGTGTTTATTCCGTTTCAAGCTGTGGTGGATGACTCAGAGAATGGGGACAAGTGGAAATGATATTCCTTTGGAGACCCAATTCATGCTTGTGGAGAGCAAAGACACCACCGAGGGTGAGCGTGAAGATGCCCCAACTATCTACACTGTCTTCCTACCTCTACTTGAGGGACAGTTCCGTGCTGTTCTTCAAGGCAACGAGAAGAACGAAATGGAGATTTGCCTTGAGAGTG GAGATAATGCTGTTGAAACCAACCAAGGTCTTTATCTTGTCTACATGAATGCTGGGACCAATCCCTTTGAAGTCATTAACCAGGCTGTGAA ATCTGTTGAGCAACACTTGCAAACTTTCCATCACAGAGAGAAGAAGAAG TTGCCATCAAGTATTGATTGGTTCGGGTGGTGCACCTGGGATGCCTTTTATACTGATGTCACAGCAGAGGGGGTTGAGGATGGCCTTAGAAG CTTATCTGAGGGTGGTGTTCGTCCACGTTTCTTGATCATTGACGATGGCTGGCAACAGATTGGTAATGAAGCACCCAAGGACGCTAGTTGTGTAGTTCAAGAAGGAGCACA GTTTGCAAACAGGCTAACAGGAATTAAAGAAAACAAGAAGTTCCAAACGAAAGGCCTGAAGCATGTAGTGGAGGAAGCCAAGAAACAGCACAATGTCAA GTATGTGTATGTATGGCATGCCCTAGCTGGTTACTGGGGTGGGGTACAACCTGCTGGTCCTGGGCTCGAGCACTATGAAACTGCTTTGGCATACCCTGTTCAGTCCCCTGGAGTGATGGGAAACCAACCTGACATTGTTATGGACAGTCTTGCCATTCATGGCCTGGGTTTGGTGCACCCAAAAAAGGTCTTCAACTTCTATAATGAACTACATGCCTATCTGGCGTCCTGTGGGGTTGATGGAGTCAAGGTCGATGTCCAGAACATCATTGAAACACTTGGTGCTGGTCATGGTGGCAGAGTTTCCTTAACAAGAAGCTATGTTCAGGCCCTAGAAGCATCCATTGCTCGAAATTTTCCTGATAATGGATGCATTGCCTGCATGAATCATAATACTGATGGGCTCTACAGTTCCAAGCAAACTGCTCTAGTTAGAGCTTCTGATGATTATTATCCTCGTGACCCAGCTTCTCACACCATCCATATATCCTGTGTTTGCTACAACTCGCTGTTCTTGGGAGAATTCATGCAACCAGATTGGGACATGTTCCAT AGTCTTCACCCTACTGCTGAATACCATGCTGCAGCTCGAGCAGTTGGAGGATCACCAATTTATGTCAG TGATAAacccggaaatcacaactttgaGCTTCTAAAAAAGCTTGTCCTTCCTGATGGATCAGTGCTTCGCGCTCAATTGCCTGGTCGACCAACTCGTGATTGCCTATTTGTTGATCCAGCTAGAGACGGGACAAG CTTGCTTAAAATATGGAACGTGAACAAATGCACTGGTGTGGTGGGTGTATTTAACTGCCAAGGTGCTGGCTGGTGCAAGGTCATAAAGAAGACACGTATCCACAATGCATCTCCTGGAACACTTACAAGTTCTGTCCAAGCCACTGATGTCGACACCATTGCTCAGCTCGCTGGCCCTGGTTGGAATGGGGATTCTGTCGTCTATTCTTTTAGATCAG GGGAAGAAGTTCGCCTACCGAAAGGTGCTTCGCTGCCTGTGACACTTAAAGTTCTTGAATATGAAGTATTCCACTTTTCTCCAGTCAAG GAAATTGTAACAAACATCTCTTTTGCTCCAATTGGGTTGCTAGATATGATCAACAGTGGTGGTGCCATTGATCGGTACGAAGTGCATCTAGCTTCTGAGAAGAAACCCGAGCACCTTGATGGCGAAAGCCAGTCTCCGACTGCAACAGTATTACTGATTGTCAGGGGATGTGGCCGCTTTGGCGTTTACATTTCACAGCGACCCCAGAAATGCTCGGTAGATGGTGCAAACACCGGCTTTGACTACAACAGTGAATCAGGATTGCTGACTCTGAATATCCCAGTTCCACTAGAAGAGGAGATGTATAGATGGAATGTGGAAATCCAAGTctga